DNA from Eucalyptus grandis isolate ANBG69807.140 chromosome 5, ASM1654582v1, whole genome shotgun sequence:
CTGCACGTTGCGTGAATTCAACATTGCCGAGCAGCACAAGCAATGGATGGTCCAATATGGTCAGACATACAAGGAccggaggagaaggagaaacgCTGGGCGATTTTCGAAAAACTTGCGGTTCATTGAAGATTTCAATGCATCCGAATCGGACTTTCAAGTTAGGCATCAATCAATTCTCAGATTTGACCAATGATGAGTTCGTTCGGAGGCACACTCGATACTTGGCATCTAAGCAACCGAAGTCCCCCAGAAATGCGTCGTTGAGGCAACAATATCCAACTGGGGATGTTCCCGAGAGCATTGATTGGGTGGAGAAAGGCGCCGTAAATCCGATCAAGGACCAAGGCAACTGTAGTAAGAATCTAAACATACTGTATGCATCCAATTATGGGATCAGTTTTTGACTTATATTTAGAAAAAAGTTTTGGAGGCTATCCATCTTGAGAAGTCAGATACGAATAGTAACAAGAATGTGAAAAATACTTTACACTTacaatgtggacaattttttttttaatgcagaATCCTGTTGGGCATTCTCAGCAGTCGCAGCAGTAGAAGGAATCATGCAGATCAAAAGCGGTAAGCTGCCATCGCTCTCCAAGCAACAGCTAATCGACTGTGATACGGAAAGCAATGGTTGCGAAGGCGGTTCTGTGGACTATGCTTTCAAGTACATTGTCCAAAACGAAGGAATTGCATCCGAGGAAACATACATGTACAAAGAGATGGACGGGACCTGCGACTCAACGAAAGCAGCCCAACGGGCGGCGCAAATCAAGGATTTTGCCGACGTGCAGCCAGGTGAGGACGAGCTCCTGAAGGCAGTTGCGCAGCAGCCGGTTGCGGTCTGGATTGCCAAGGGTGGGATGAACTTCCAGAGCTATAGCAGCGGAGTGTTCAATGAGGATTGCGGCGAGCAGCCGCATGCAGTTGTTGTGGTCGGGTACGGGACGAGTGAGGATGGAAAGTTTTGGAAGATCCGGAACTCCTGGGGCGAGACTTGGGGCGAAA
Protein-coding regions in this window:
- the LOC120293916 gene encoding zingipain-2-like, with amino-acid sequence MAVSGGDAAAGVGGAAAHSQGGLMDFLYAASGEFAARTAITGKTICIFISSADLTNDEFVRRHTRYLASKQPKSPRNASLRQQYPTGDVPESIDWVEKGAVNPIKDQGNCKSCWAFSAVAAVEGIMQIKSGKLPSLSKQQLIDCDTESNGCEGGSVDYAFKYIVQNEGIASEETYMYKEMDGTCDSTKAAQRAAQIKDFADVQPGEDELLKAVAQQPVAVWIAKGGMNFQSYSSGVFNEDCGEQPHAVVVVGYGTSEDGKFWKIRNSWGETWGENGYMRIQRGDDSSTGLCGLASRASYPIA